From one Sorangium aterium genomic stretch:
- a CDS encoding SDR family oxidoreductase — protein sequence MHLGLENKVVMVTGGARGIGEGIVRALAEEKAIPVIIGRDEIDNLRLCQSIVSQGSKCGHVTAELTSNDACRRAVEETISKFERIDALVNNAGVNDGVGLASGNYDKFVASLHRNLIHYYLMTHYSLSELIRNKGSIVNISSKTAETGQGNTSAYAASNGGRNALTREWAVELLPYQVRANAVIVAECYTPAYDAWIKTFPDPEEKLNLINEKIPLGKRMTTKEEIAAMAVFLLSQKSSHITGQLIHVDGGYVHLDRALL from the coding sequence ATGCATCTGGGATTAGAGAACAAAGTCGTCATGGTCACCGGGGGCGCTAGAGGTATCGGAGAAGGTATCGTACGAGCGCTTGCAGAGGAGAAAGCCATCCCGGTGATCATTGGACGTGATGAAATCGATAATTTGAGGCTATGTCAATCGATCGTTTCACAAGGGTCTAAATGCGGACACGTGACTGCCGAGCTTACGTCAAATGACGCATGCAGGCGGGCCGTTGAAGAAACGATCTCGAAATTCGAGAGAATTGACGCGCTTGTCAACAATGCAGGTGTAAATGATGGCGTGGGCCTGGCTTCGGGGAACTATGACAAATTCGTCGCCTCGCTTCATAGAAATTTGATTCATTATTATCTGATGACGCACTATTCATTGTCGGAATTGATTCGCAACAAAGGTTCAATCGTCAACATCTCATCGAAGACAGCCGAAACGGGTCAAGGCAACACCTCCGCATATGCGGCCTCCAACGGAGGGCGGAACGCGCTCACGCGCGAATGGGCGGTGGAGCTTCTGCCCTACCAGGTTCGGGCAAACGCTGTGATTGTTGCGGAATGTTATACCCCGGCATATGACGCCTGGATCAAGACCTTTCCTGACCCGGAGGAAAAATTGAATCTGATAAATGAAAAAATTCCATTAGGAAAACGGATGACTACAAAGGAAGAAATTGCCGCGATGGCAGTTTTTTTGCTTTCACAAAAGTCCTCGCACATCACCGGGCAGCTCATTCATGTGGATGGAGGATATGTGCACCTCGATCGTGCGCTGCTTTGA
- a CDS encoding DUF4215 domain-containing protein: protein MNVRLVAGLFVLALSAAAGCGDDDGQGGAGGNGGSGGAGGAGGVDATSTGTGTGGGGGGGAEPTGTGGGGGAEPTGGGGGAEPTGGGGGAEPTGGGGGAEPTGGGGAEPTGGGGGAEPTGGGGGAEPTGGGGGAEPTGGGGGAEPTGTGGSGGAEPTGTGGGGGAEPTGTGTGGGGPAGALYEACATDDECTGDICLSEEELGYPSGLCSNLCEPAAEPTPGGECDGGVCVDLFDGVGACLALCSASSECRDGYACEDIGGGIRACVPRCTSNAQCPSLGVCDTLSGGCTLGETDCANYEDDDRDGSYDCADTDCAATCAPIAEAACASATPIVSTTIHGDTSGGTSGLEGTCFLGNAGHGPEEIHLFTPPAGQSGTLVVELESPTDHSVYARSSCADMLSEIDCSDENYPDDGSPDEERIEIYVSDGQTVPIVVDSHEPGEAGPYTLNVSFTPIVCGDGAVGSAEQCDDGNTTSGDGCSATCTYERDVLCENAADLVIGENTGNTATGTSEFEGSCLGWDAPETIHRFTPPSDGTLTLTLSAATDLGLYLRESCADVGSELACVDDEGRGHDETLVIDVTGGEPLFIIVDTYTSINSGPYTLTVAFTPAA from the coding sequence ATGAACGTACGACTCGTTGCAGGTCTTTTCGTGCTGGCGCTGTCGGCAGCCGCGGGATGCGGAGACGATGACGGCCAGGGCGGCGCCGGCGGCAATGGCGGCTCCGGGGGCGCTGGTGGCGCCGGCGGCGTCGACGCCACGAGCACCGGAACTGGCACCGGCGGGGGCGGGGGCGGCGGCGCCGAGCCCACCGGCACCGGCGGCGGCGGCGGCGCCGAGCCCACCGGCGGCGGCGGCGGCGCCGAGCCCACCGGCGGCGGCGGCGGCGCCGAGCCCACCGGCGGCGGCGGCGGCGCCGAGCCCACCGGCGGCGGCGGCGCCGAGCCCACCGGCGGCGGCGGCGGCGCCGAGCCCACCGGCGGCGGCGGCGGCGCCGAGCCCACCGGCGGAGGCGGTGGCGCCGAGCCGACCGGCGGCGGCGGTGGCGCCGAGCCGACCGGCACGGGCGGGAGCGGCGGCGCCGAGCCCACCGGCACGGGCGGGGGCGGCGGCGCCGAGCCGACCGGCACCGGCACCGGCGGCGGCGGGCCGGCGGGCGCGCTGTACGAGGCCTGCGCGACGGACGATGAGTGCACCGGGGACATCTGCCTCTCCGAGGAGGAACTTGGATACCCGTCCGGGCTCTGCTCGAACCTGTGTGAGCCCGCGGCCGAGCCAACGCCGGGCGGAGAGTGCGACGGCGGGGTCTGTGTTGATCTCTTCGATGGCGTGGGCGCGTGCCTGGCGCTCTGCAGCGCATCGTCGGAGTGCCGCGACGGTTATGCCTGCGAGGACATCGGCGGCGGCATCCGGGCCTGCGTCCCGAGGTGCACCTCGAACGCGCAGTGCCCCTCGCTCGGCGTGTGCGACACCCTGAGCGGCGGCTGCACGCTAGGCGAGACGGACTGCGCGAACTACGAGGACGACGACCGGGACGGGTCCTACGACTGCGCGGACACCGACTGCGCCGCGACCTGCGCCCCGATCGCCGAGGCCGCCTGCGCGAGCGCCACACCCATCGTCTCGACGACGATCCACGGCGACACGTCGGGGGGCACGAGCGGGCTGGAAGGGACCTGCTTCCTCGGCAACGCGGGGCACGGACCGGAAGAGATCCACCTGTTCACGCCGCCCGCCGGGCAGTCGGGCACGCTCGTGGTCGAGCTCGAGTCGCCGACCGATCATAGCGTCTACGCCCGTAGCTCGTGCGCAGACATGCTCTCCGAGATCGACTGCTCCGACGAGAACTACCCCGACGATGGCTCGCCCGACGAAGAGCGGATCGAGATCTACGTGAGCGACGGCCAGACCGTGCCGATCGTCGTCGACTCCCATGAGCCGGGGGAGGCCGGTCCCTACACGCTGAACGTCAGCTTCACGCCGATCGTCTGCGGCGACGGGGCCGTCGGCTCGGCCGAGCAGTGCGACGACGGCAACACCACGAGCGGCGATGGCTGCTCCGCCACGTGCACCTACGAGCGCGACGTGCTGTGCGAGAACGCGGCCGATCTCGTGATCGGCGAGAACACGGGCAACACGGCGACCGGCACCTCGGAGTTCGAGGGCAGCTGCCTCGGATGGGACGCGCCGGAGACGATCCACAGGTTCACGCCGCCGAGCGACGGCACGCTCACGCTGACGCTGTCCGCCGCGACCGACCTGGGCCTCTACCTGCGCGAGAGCTGCGCGGACGTCGGCTCCGAGCTCGCGTGCGTCGACGACGAAGGCCGCGGTCATGACGAGACGCTCGTGATCGATGTCACCGGCGGCGAGCCCCTGTTCATCATCGTCGACACCTACACGTCGATCAACAGCGGCCCCTACACGCTCACCGTCGCCTTCACCCCAGCTGCCTGA
- a CDS encoding ABC transporter substrate-binding protein: MIKRVTGAALLAVLAAGSQTLVACGRSDNGEPGGKELRVWHYEAPESGMGVAWNEAIKEFEATHPGVKVKLELKGFEQIQKTAPMIVNSNSAPDVMEYNKGNATAGLLSKQGLLEEITPEVKKRGWDKLLSPSVQVVAKYDDKGIMGGDKWYGVPTYAEYLQVYYNKDLFKKHDVQVPTTFDEFTKVLDAFVAKGITPLANGGAEYMAQQYVYQLALDKADEPWVNAFQRYTGKTDFTDPAWTYAATTFADWVTKGYIAKSSVSTKGEDAGVAFMSGKFPMMFSGNWWFGRVAKEAKFDWDTFVWPGAKMTLGSGGNLWVVPKGSKNKQLAYDFIDITLQKKIQNILGNAGGVPVAADSSAITEPRAKKLVDGFNTFAQSNGLAYYPDWPAPGFYDQWVSQTQKLMNGDSPQSVLSGLQKTYDSGLPK, encoded by the coding sequence ATGATCAAGAGAGTCACGGGCGCGGCGCTGCTCGCCGTGCTGGCCGCAGGGTCCCAGACGCTGGTCGCGTGCGGTCGCAGCGACAACGGCGAGCCCGGCGGCAAGGAGCTGCGGGTCTGGCACTACGAGGCTCCCGAGAGCGGCATGGGCGTGGCCTGGAACGAGGCCATCAAGGAGTTCGAGGCCACCCATCCGGGCGTGAAGGTCAAGCTCGAGTTGAAGGGCTTCGAGCAGATCCAGAAGACCGCGCCCATGATCGTGAACTCCAACAGCGCCCCCGACGTCATGGAGTACAACAAGGGTAACGCGACCGCCGGGCTGCTGTCCAAGCAGGGCCTGCTCGAGGAGATCACCCCCGAGGTCAAGAAGCGCGGCTGGGACAAGCTGCTCAGCCCGAGCGTGCAGGTCGTCGCCAAGTACGACGACAAGGGCATCATGGGCGGCGACAAGTGGTACGGGGTGCCCACCTACGCCGAGTACCTGCAGGTCTACTACAACAAGGACCTGTTCAAGAAGCACGATGTCCAGGTCCCGACCACGTTCGACGAGTTCACCAAGGTGTTGGACGCGTTCGTCGCCAAGGGCATCACGCCGCTCGCCAACGGCGGCGCCGAGTACATGGCGCAGCAGTACGTCTACCAGCTCGCGCTGGACAAGGCCGACGAGCCGTGGGTGAACGCGTTCCAGCGCTACACCGGCAAGACCGACTTCACCGACCCGGCATGGACGTACGCGGCGACCACGTTCGCCGACTGGGTGACGAAGGGTTACATCGCCAAGAGCTCGGTCAGCACCAAGGGCGAGGACGCCGGCGTGGCGTTCATGAGCGGCAAGTTCCCGATGATGTTCTCCGGGAACTGGTGGTTCGGGCGCGTGGCCAAGGAGGCCAAATTCGACTGGGATACCTTCGTGTGGCCCGGCGCCAAGATGACCCTCGGATCGGGCGGCAACCTGTGGGTCGTCCCGAAGGGATCGAAGAACAAGCAGCTCGCCTACGACTTCATCGACATCACGCTGCAGAAGAAGATCCAGAACATCCTCGGCAACGCGGGCGGCGTCCCGGTGGCGGCCGACAGCTCGGCCATCACCGAGCCCAGGGCCAAGAAGCTCGTCGACGGCTTCAATACCTTCGCCCAGTCGAACGGCCTGGCGTACTACCCGGACTGGCCGGCCCCGGGCTTCTACGATCAGTGGGTCTCGCAGACCCAGAAGCTCATGAACGGCGATTCGCCGCAGTCGGTGCTCAGCGGCCTCCAGAAGACCTACGACAGCGGCCTGCCCAAGTGA